The Candidatus Woesearchaeota archaeon genome has a window encoding:
- a CDS encoding NMD3-related protein has product MNENYYEGVLQLRNPTEEIISFVKAQINREKSERIFVAKAVDVEKGVDLYLSNNGFLISLGKRLKKHFRGELLITTRLFTMDRLTSKEVHRVSVKFTPAAIKKGDIITYKGEKVEIMGTGKKISAKNIKTGKKMMLDFGKL; this is encoded by the coding sequence ATGAATGAAAATTATTATGAAGGTGTGCTTCAGCTGAGAAATCCGACTGAAGAAATAATAAGCTTTGTCAAAGCTCAGATCAACAGGGAAAAAAGCGAACGCATATTTGTAGCGAAAGCTGTTGATGTTGAAAAAGGGGTTGATCTTTATCTGAGCAACAATGGGTTTCTGATAAGCTTAGGCAAGAGATTAAAAAAGCATTTCAGGGGCGAGCTTTTGATCACCACCAGGCTTTTCACAATGGACAGGCTGACAAGCAAGGAAGTCCACCGCGTTAGTGTGAAATTCACACCGGCAGCGATCAAGAAAGGTGATATCATAACTTACAAAGGCGAGAAAGTGGAGATCATGGGGACTGGAAAGAAGATAAGCGCAAAGAACATTAAAACCGGAAAGAAGATGATGCTGGATTTTGGCAAGCTTTAA
- a CDS encoding DNA-binding protein: MKHKQANDIFYVIRLEKGEKIIEGIIDFCSKNKIRNGLFFGLGAINRVELMHYVVDTKTYSSKIIEEPLEIANMTGNVMIMDSKPILHTHITVSDKDMRPYAGHLKEATVAATCEVFLVKLDSEINRKYSEEIGLNLLDM, encoded by the coding sequence ATGAAGCACAAACAGGCAAATGATATTTTCTATGTTATAAGGCTGGAGAAAGGAGAAAAGATAATTGAAGGCATTATTGATTTTTGCAGTAAAAATAAAATCAGGAACGGCCTGTTTTTTGGATTGGGAGCGATAAACAGAGTTGAGCTTATGCATTATGTTGTTGATACAAAGACGTATTCTTCCAAAATTATAGAAGAGCCCTTGGAGATTGCGAATATGACTGGCAATGTGATGATCATGGACAGCAAGCCAATACTTCATACGCACATTACTGTTTCTGACAAGGATATGAGGCCTTATGCCGGGCATCTGAAAGAAGCAACAGTTGCAGCAACATGCGAAGTATTCCTTGTAAAGCTGGATTCTGAAATAAACAGGAAATACAGCGAAGAGATTGGCCTGAATCTTCTTGATATGTAA
- the rtcA gene encoding RNA 3'-terminal phosphate cyclase: MININGNYLEGGGQIVRTALALSAITGKSFEVYDIRKGRKDSGLKAQHLYCIKSLEQLCNAKTEGAELGSTYLKFEPGKLKAKDIEIDIGTAGSITLLLQSLLLPCFFVDRKIKLTIKGGTDVSWSMPFDYFRNVFIPHADTFCSKLNVNLMRRGHYPKGGGMVEIDIKPKYKLSDFKTFEEFYNSLKNETNKINLADRGQLTKIKGISNATKSLEKANVAERQSSAAKSILKKYNCPIDILSEYCDSYSDGSAIVLWAVFKNAVIGADCLGERGKKAEIVGEEAAKKLAEEINSGAAVDEHLADNLIPFLGLFGGKIKTSKISSHTLTNIYVVEKFLDVKFNIDEKEKIISI, encoded by the coding sequence ATGATCAACATCAACGGCAACTATCTTGAAGGAGGAGGCCAGATTGTGAGGACAGCTCTTGCCCTGTCAGCCATAACAGGCAAATCCTTTGAAGTTTACGATATACGAAAAGGGCGAAAGGATTCTGGACTGAAAGCTCAGCATCTTTACTGCATAAAATCATTGGAGCAGCTATGCAACGCAAAAACTGAAGGCGCTGAACTTGGCTCAACTTATCTTAAATTTGAGCCTGGGAAATTAAAAGCAAAAGATATTGAGATTGACATCGGGACTGCCGGATCAATAACTCTTTTATTGCAGTCATTATTGCTGCCTTGTTTCTTCGTTGATAGAAAAATAAAACTCACAATAAAAGGCGGAACAGATGTGTCATGGAGCATGCCTTTTGATTACTTCAGAAATGTTTTCATTCCGCATGCTGATACTTTCTGCAGCAAGCTCAATGTCAATTTAATGAGAAGAGGCCATTATCCTAAAGGCGGAGGCATGGTTGAGATTGACATCAAGCCGAAATACAAATTAAGTGATTTTAAAACCTTTGAAGAGTTTTACAATTCTTTAAAAAACGAAACTAATAAAATAAATCTGGCAGATCGCGGCCAGTTAACCAAAATAAAAGGAATATCGAATGCAACAAAAAGCCTGGAAAAAGCGAATGTTGCTGAGCGCCAGAGTTCAGCTGCAAAATCTATTCTTAAAAAATATAATTGCCCGATTGACATTCTGTCAGAATACTGCGACAGCTATTCTGACGGCAGCGCAATTGTTCTGTGGGCTGTTTTCAAGAATGCAGTAATCGGAGCAGATTGTTTGGGAGAAAGGGGCAAGAAAGCAGAGATTGTTGGAGAAGAAGCTGCAAAGAAGCTTGCTGAAGAGATAAACTCAGGAGCAGCTGTTGACGAGCATTTGGCTGATAATTTGATTCCCTTCTTGGGCCTTTTTGGAGGAAAGATAAAAACTTCAAAGATCAGCAGCCATACACTGACGAACATCTATGTTGTTGAGAAGTTTCTGGATGTGAAGTTTAATATTGATGAGAAAGAGAAAATAATTTCTATCTAA
- a CDS encoding zinc finger domain-containing protein has protein sequence MAEKLLCGTCKRRIANKEGSVILKCPSCGKGDIVRCYHCREISAKYKCDQCGFEGPN, from the coding sequence ATGGCTGAAAAATTATTATGCGGAACATGCAAGAGAAGAATTGCAAACAAAGAAGGCTCTGTTATCCTCAAATGCCCCAGCTGCGGCAAAGGCGACATAGTGAGATGCTATCATTGCAGGGAGATCTCCGCAAAATACAAGTGCGACCAATGCGGTTTTGAAGGGCCAAACTAA
- a CDS encoding MoxR family ATPase, protein MIIDDAKKVFDLLFKEAKKVIVGQDEVLKQMLVALLADSHALIEGYPGLAKTLAVKTLANLMDLRFARIQGTPDLMPSDITGTYMIETTSAGKNAFKFQYGPVFANVVLADEINRATPKTQSALLEAMQEKQVTVGNETFKLDLPFFVIATQNPIEQEGTYPLPEAQSDRFLLKIKVNYPTYDEELEIVNKYTEVMKDRELKPIISKKMLLELQNITRQVPIANDIKKHIIDIVTESRKKKDLIEYGASPRASIGLVLAAKARALVEGRKYVSKDDINAMMYPVLRHRIILSFDAERQNLSEDDVIKKLVK, encoded by the coding sequence ATGATAATAGATGATGCAAAAAAGGTGTTTGATCTTCTGTTCAAGGAAGCGAAAAAAGTGATTGTCGGCCAGGATGAAGTTCTCAAGCAGATGCTTGTTGCTTTGCTGGCAGATTCCCACGCTCTGATAGAGGGCTATCCCGGGCTGGCAAAAACATTGGCAGTCAAGACATTGGCTAATCTTATGGATCTGCGGTTTGCAAGGATACAGGGAACTCCTGATCTGATGCCGTCAGATATAACAGGCACATATATGATAGAAACAACAAGCGCAGGCAAAAATGCATTTAAATTCCAGTACGGGCCTGTATTCGCGAATGTTGTTTTAGCAGACGAGATCAACAGGGCAACGCCTAAAACACAGTCTGCTCTGCTTGAAGCAATGCAGGAAAAGCAGGTTACAGTCGGGAATGAAACATTTAAGCTTGATCTTCCTTTCTTCGTTATTGCAACACAGAACCCAATTGAGCAGGAGGGAACCTATCCTTTGCCAGAAGCCCAGAGTGACCGTTTCCTGTTAAAAATAAAAGTCAATTATCCTACTTATGACGAAGAGCTTGAAATTGTCAACAAATATACCGAGGTCATGAAGGATAGGGAGCTTAAGCCAATCATATCAAAAAAAATGCTTTTGGAGCTCCAGAATATAACAAGGCAGGTGCCTATTGCAAATGATATAAAAAAGCACATAATTGATATTGTAACAGAAAGCAGGAAGAAAAAGGATTTGATAGAGTATGGCGCATCTCCTCGCGCATCCATTGGCCTGGTGCTTGCTGCCAAAGCCCGCGCTCTTGTGGAAGGAAGAAAATATGTCAGCAAAGACGATATTAATGCAATGATGTATCCTGTATTAAGGCACAGGATAATACTCAGCTTTGATGCAGAGCGCCAGAATCTTTCAGAAGATGATGTGATCAAGAAGCTAGTCAAATGA
- a CDS encoding DUF460 domain-containing protein translates to MKTLLVIGIDPGTTSAYAVFDINKQLIKKDYSKEHNISRIISEVMKLGKPLLVGSDKNPPSSFVVEFAAKTGAELIYPDKDLLVEEKKEFAKELVYSNPHELDAISSALFVFKRLSALFTKLDIFVKENKIEDIENELKEKVIREKISMKTALDEIKKKSVVTIYEKREIIIKRQPEDYEKLRKELELVRDFNKKLNQRIEILQAKNKKLFERISSKPEVRPEGKYREMLGFKENKIFSLSKNNKKQEEELSRLKEDLKNIHSFISKIGDENFLAKKLDNFTNQEFESKNKILNIGKEDVLFVDDPNTYSERIIESLKDKVRFVIFKKEPSKKLRENFIFINSKEIQIEENEYFAIANKKDFESQKEKADILSKVVQEYRREKAA, encoded by the coding sequence ATGAAAACATTGTTAGTTATAGGCATTGATCCCGGAACAACATCTGCTTATGCAGTGTTTGATATAAACAAACAGCTTATTAAAAAAGATTATTCCAAAGAGCACAATATCAGCAGAATAATCTCTGAAGTGATGAAGCTTGGAAAGCCTTTATTAGTTGGCTCTGACAAGAATCCACCTTCCAGCTTTGTTGTCGAGTTTGCAGCCAAAACAGGAGCTGAGTTGATATATCCTGATAAAGACCTGCTTGTTGAAGAAAAAAAGGAATTTGCGAAAGAACTGGTTTATAGCAATCCTCACGAATTAGACGCCATCTCTTCTGCATTGTTTGTTTTCAAAAGGCTGTCTGCATTGTTTACAAAGCTCGATATTTTTGTCAAGGAAAATAAAATAGAAGACATTGAAAACGAGCTGAAGGAAAAAGTTATCAGAGAGAAGATAAGCATGAAAACTGCTCTGGATGAAATAAAGAAGAAAAGTGTTGTGACGATCTATGAAAAAAGAGAAATCATAATAAAAAGGCAGCCTGAAGATTATGAGAAATTAAGAAAAGAGCTTGAATTGGTCAGGGATTTCAATAAGAAATTAAACCAAAGAATAGAGATTTTGCAGGCAAAGAATAAAAAGCTGTTTGAAAGGATCAGCTCAAAACCAGAAGTGAGGCCCGAAGGAAAATATAGGGAAATGCTCGGGTTTAAGGAAAACAAGATTTTTTCATTGTCGAAGAACAATAAAAAACAGGAGGAAGAATTAAGCAGATTAAAAGAGGATCTGAAGAACATTCACAGCTTTATTTCAAAGATTGGCGATGAGAATTTTCTTGCTAAAAAACTGGATAACTTCACAAATCAGGAATTTGAATCAAAGAATAAGATATTGAACATTGGCAAAGAAGACGTGCTGTTTGTTGATGATCCAAATACCTACAGCGAAAGAATAATTGAATCTTTGAAAGACAAAGTAAGGTTTGTGATATTCAAAAAAGAGCCATCAAAGAAATTAAGGGAAAACTTCATTTTTATTAATTCAAAAGAAATTCAGATCGAGGAAAACGAGTATTTTGCGATTGCGAATAAAAAGGATTTTGAAAGTCAGAAAGAGAAGGCAGATATACTGAGCAAGGTTGTGCAAGAATATAGACGAGAAAAAGCAGCTTAA
- a CDS encoding sugar nucleotide-binding protein, translating into MKILITGASSYVGARLYSDLSKKFDVVGTYNTNKIFPELVQLDITDHDAVMQIVKKFKPAAIIHAAANPSARWCESNPELAVKINEDGTKNIVDAANAIKAKVIYISSVMIAIVPQNAYGRTKLAGEEYVKNTKYGFIILRPSLIIGLSPNTTNDRPFNRILQNIDEKTPAIYDTSWKFQPTWLSHISEVIQISLEKSITNEIIPIAVPELKSRFDIAKDILSCFNISVTPKNENDKTPVITVTQDKLKQFGLPCYNYSEIIIKIVNEIKGREK; encoded by the coding sequence ATGAAAATATTGATTACTGGCGCAAGCAGCTATGTCGGGGCGCGTTTATATTCTGATCTATCTAAAAAATTCGATGTTGTTGGAACATACAATACAAATAAAATTTTTCCAGAGCTTGTTCAATTAGACATAACTGACCATGATGCGGTTATGCAGATTGTTAAAAAATTCAAGCCCGCTGCAATTATACATGCTGCAGCCAATCCAAGCGCCAGATGGTGTGAATCAAATCCAGAGCTCGCAGTAAAAATTAACGAAGATGGCACAAAAAATATTGTTGATGCTGCAAATGCAATAAAAGCAAAAGTTATTTACATTTCCTCTGTTATGATTGCGATTGTTCCTCAAAATGCGTATGGAAGAACAAAACTCGCCGGGGAAGAATATGTTAAAAATACGAAATATGGGTTCATAATATTAAGGCCTTCTTTGATCATCGGACTTAGCCCAAATACAACTAATGACAGGCCATTTAACAGAATACTTCAAAATATTGATGAGAAAACACCTGCAATTTATGATACATCGTGGAAATTTCAGCCTACATGGCTCAGCCATATTTCAGAGGTTATACAAATATCGCTTGAAAAAAGTATAACAAATGAAATCATTCCAATAGCTGTTCCTGAATTGAAATCCAGATTTGACATTGCAAAGGATATATTGTCTTGCTTTAATATTTCAGTAACGCCAAAAAATGAAAATGATAAAACCCCTGTTATAACTGTTACGCAAGATAAATTAAAACAATTTGGGCTTCCATGTTATAATTATTCAGAGATAATAATCAAAATTGTGAATGAAATAAAAGGGAGAGAAAAATGA
- a CDS encoding tRNA (guanine(26)-N(2))-dimethyltransferase — MNQTIHEGRAKIHIVKTEKISKQMPVFYNPVMKLNRDISILLLNSLDKNNMQIADLLAGSGIRSLRFLLELNKDKIKEISVNDYSKGFLSYFKKSLRLNKIKINDKIIIKSEDANLFLLNSSGFDYIDIDPFGTPNPFLDSAAKRLSREGILAVTATDTAPLCGTYPEACQRKYWAVPLRNELMHEIGLRILIRKIQLIAMQYDKALTPIFSYYKDHYFKVFLKCEKGTKEVDEIIKQHGTFENAGPLWIGSLWDEKLVEEMVKNSKEESYSLLRIIKEESKINTIGFYNTSKIAERNHLKTIPKKQIIIEKIRKLGYKASETHFDPEGIKTDIKLNMLIKLIR; from the coding sequence ATGAACCAAACAATCCATGAAGGCAGGGCAAAGATACACATCGTTAAAACAGAAAAAATCTCCAAGCAAATGCCTGTCTTCTACAACCCTGTGATGAAGCTGAACAGGGATATTTCAATTCTGTTGCTGAACTCGTTAGATAAGAATAATATGCAGATAGCGGATCTATTGGCAGGATCAGGCATAAGGTCATTAAGGTTTTTATTGGAGCTGAATAAAGATAAAATAAAGGAAATATCTGTGAATGATTATTCTAAGGGCTTTTTAAGTTATTTTAAAAAAAGCTTAAGGCTGAATAAAATAAAAATCAATGATAAAATAATCATAAAAAGCGAAGATGCAAACCTGTTTCTTTTGAATTCATCTGGTTTTGATTATATTGATATTGATCCCTTCGGAACGCCAAACCCCTTTTTGGATTCTGCTGCAAAAAGGCTTTCAAGAGAGGGCATTTTAGCAGTTACAGCAACAGACACAGCGCCGTTATGCGGCACTTATCCGGAAGCATGCCAAAGAAAGTACTGGGCAGTTCCTTTGCGGAACGAATTAATGCACGAGATTGGATTGAGGATCTTGATCAGAAAAATACAGCTAATAGCTATGCAGTATGACAAAGCATTAACTCCGATTTTTTCTTATTACAAGGATCATTACTTCAAAGTTTTTTTAAAGTGTGAGAAGGGGACAAAAGAGGTTGATGAAATTATAAAGCAGCATGGAACATTTGAAAATGCAGGTCCATTATGGATCGGTTCATTATGGGATGAAAAATTAGTCGAAGAAATGGTTAAAAACAGCAAAGAAGAAAGCTACAGTCTTTTAAGAATAATAAAAGAAGAATCAAAAATAAACACAATCGGCTTTTATAATACTTCCAAAATAGCTGAAAGAAATCATCTAAAAACAATCCCCAAGAAACAGATCATAATTGAAAAAATAAGGAAGCTCGGCTATAAGGCTTCAGAGACGCATTTCGATCCGGAAGGAATAAAAACAGATATCAAATTAAATATGTTAATAAAACTAATACGCTGA
- a CDS encoding signal peptidase I, which produces MGKLTKFLKKTWHFIWHEDSLLSWIVNIILAFVLIKFIVYPGLGLVLGTSHPIVAVVSSSMEHHQQFDEWWASRALCESGACNQGQFYAKYNVTKEDFQKYPFAKGFNIGDIMFLRKADPKSVKMGDIIVFRSPYRSDPIIHRVIKKWTDGNIYYFRTKGDNNAGHVQDELQITEAQLVGKTLFRVPYLGYVKIGFVKFLCVFGKFNFCVR; this is translated from the coding sequence ATGGGAAAATTAACTAAATTTCTGAAAAAAACATGGCACTTCATATGGCATGAGGACAGCTTACTGAGCTGGATCGTCAACATAATCCTTGCTTTTGTTCTGATTAAATTCATCGTCTATCCTGGCTTGGGATTGGTCCTGGGCACATCCCATCCGATAGTCGCTGTTGTTTCATCAAGCATGGAGCATCATCAGCAATTCGATGAATGGTGGGCTTCTCGTGCATTGTGCGAGTCAGGGGCATGCAATCAGGGCCAGTTTTATGCTAAGTACAATGTCACAAAAGAAGATTTCCAGAAATATCCGTTTGCAAAGGGCTTTAACATAGGCGATATAATGTTTTTAAGGAAAGCTGATCCCAAAAGCGTAAAAATGGGAGATATAATTGTTTTCAGAAGCCCATATAGGTCTGATCCGATAATTCATCGAGTCATCAAGAAATGGACAGACGGCAATATTTATTATTTCAGGACAAAAGGCGACAACAATGCAGGCCATGTGCAGGATGAGCTGCAGATAACTGAAGCGCAGCTTGTTGGAAAAACTCTTTTCAGGGTTCCTTATCTCGGCTATGTGAAAATCGGCTTTGTGAAGTTTTTATGCGTGTTTGGAAAATTTAACTTTTGCGTGAGGTGA
- the infB gene encoding translation initiation factor IF-2, translating into MAQIRSLICTIVGHVDHGKTSILDRIRGTAVAKGEAGGITQAIGASIIPIEVIKKICGNLLTSLKIKITIPGLLFIDTPGHAAFTNLRKRGGNLADIAIVVIDINEGFKPQTIEAIEILRQYKTPFIIAANKIDMISGWVSDTNTNLVSNISKQSEKVREEFDKKLYTLVSKIFEKFSLNAERFDRVEDYTKQIAIIPTSAVSGEGIPELLMVLTGLAQKFLEECLKCDITGEAKGTVLEVKEEIGLGKTVDAIIYDGHLKIGDTIVIGGLEKPIVAKVKALLQPMPLAEMRDKKTKFLAVKEVFAATGVKISAPDIEEVVAGMPLRSAENDIEKAKEEVQKEVEEVMLETSKEGVVIKADSLGSLEALNKMLVEKGIKVQKASIGNINKKDIGDAESMFEKDPLQAVILGFNVEKESGIKSEKAKIIMGNIIYKIIEELENWQAEEKKKEETRELDLLVRPCKIQVLTGYVFRQSHPAIVGVEILVGKAKVDMPIMKADGKELSKIRSMQAEQENVTTAEKGKQIAMAFDNVTVGRQLFEGDVLYSSIPEGNFRKLKTLTRLLMQDELKVMKEIAEIKRKEDSMWGI; encoded by the coding sequence ATGGCGCAGATCAGAAGCCTCATTTGTACAATAGTGGGGCATGTGGATCATGGAAAGACCTCGATCTTAGACAGAATTAGAGGCACTGCTGTCGCGAAGGGAGAGGCAGGAGGCATAACGCAGGCAATAGGAGCTTCAATTATTCCGATTGAGGTGATCAAGAAGATATGCGGCAATTTGCTTACATCATTGAAAATAAAAATAACTATTCCCGGCTTATTGTTTATTGATACTCCGGGCCATGCTGCTTTTACAAATCTGAGAAAAAGAGGCGGAAACCTGGCAGATATTGCAATTGTGGTTATTGACATCAACGAGGGCTTTAAGCCGCAAACTATTGAGGCAATCGAGATTTTAAGGCAGTACAAGACTCCATTTATTATCGCTGCAAACAAGATTGATATGATCAGCGGCTGGGTTTCTGACACGAATACAAACCTTGTTTCCAATATTTCAAAGCAAAGTGAAAAGGTAAGGGAAGAGTTTGACAAAAAGCTCTATACACTTGTTTCCAAAATCTTTGAAAAATTCAGCCTTAATGCAGAAAGATTTGACAGAGTTGAAGATTACACAAAGCAGATTGCCATTATCCCGACATCTGCAGTAAGCGGAGAGGGAATTCCTGAATTGCTGATGGTTTTAACAGGATTGGCGCAGAAATTTTTAGAGGAGTGCCTCAAATGCGACATTACTGGAGAAGCAAAAGGAACAGTTTTAGAAGTCAAGGAAGAAATTGGATTAGGCAAAACAGTTGATGCAATAATCTATGACGGGCATTTAAAAATCGGAGATACAATTGTGATTGGCGGCTTGGAAAAGCCAATTGTAGCCAAAGTCAAGGCATTGCTGCAGCCAATGCCTCTCGCTGAAATGAGGGACAAGAAAACAAAGTTTCTCGCTGTAAAGGAAGTTTTTGCTGCAACTGGCGTTAAAATCTCTGCTCCTGACATTGAAGAAGTTGTTGCTGGAATGCCCTTGAGAAGCGCAGAAAATGATATCGAAAAAGCAAAAGAGGAAGTTCAGAAAGAAGTCGAGGAAGTGATGCTTGAAACATCAAAAGAAGGCGTTGTCATAAAGGCAGACAGCCTTGGAAGCCTGGAAGCATTGAATAAAATGCTTGTTGAAAAAGGAATAAAGGTCCAAAAAGCTTCCATCGGCAATATAAACAAAAAAGACATTGGAGATGCAGAGTCAATGTTTGAGAAGGACCCTCTGCAGGCAGTTATTCTTGGCTTCAATGTTGAAAAAGAATCCGGCATTAAAAGCGAGAAAGCCAAAATAATAATGGGCAACATAATTTACAAAATAATTGAAGAGCTTGAGAATTGGCAGGCCGAGGAAAAAAAGAAGGAAGAAACAAGGGAATTGGACTTGTTAGTCAGGCCGTGCAAAATACAGGTTTTAACTGGTTATGTTTTCAGGCAGAGCCATCCTGCAATTGTCGGAGTGGAAATCTTAGTTGGCAAAGCAAAGGTTGACATGCCCATTATGAAAGCAGACGGAAAAGAGCTTTCAAAGATAAGAAGCATGCAGGCAGAGCAGGAAAACGTAACAACAGCTGAAAAAGGAAAGCAGATTGCAATGGCATTTGATAATGTTACAGTCGGAAGGCAGCTGTTTGAGGGAGATGTTCTTTATTCTTCGATCCCGGAAGGCAACTTCAGGAAATTAAAGACACTTACAAGGCTTCTTATGCAGGACGAGCTTAAGGTGATGAAAGAGATCGCAGAGATCAAAAGGAAAGAAGATTCAATGTGGGGGATTTAA
- a CDS encoding transcription factor S, translating to MFCPKCGSIMLPKKGIWQCSCGHKDKGKENLKLKDESKKEAKKDIMFGVADAGNEMLPLTDAECDKCRHGKAYFWTMQTRAGDEAETRFYKCEKCKHVWREYK from the coding sequence ATGTTCTGCCCAAAATGCGGCTCAATAATGCTGCCTAAAAAAGGCATTTGGCAGTGCTCGTGCGGCCATAAGGATAAAGGAAAGGAAAACTTAAAGCTGAAAGATGAATCAAAAAAAGAAGCCAAGAAAGACATAATGTTCGGGGTTGCAGATGCAGGTAATGAGATGCTTCCGTTGACAGATGCAGAATGTGACAAATGCAGGCATGGCAAGGCATATTTCTGGACAATGCAGACAAGGGCAGGTGATGAAGCTGAAACAAGATTCTACAAATGCGAAAAATGCAAGCATGTATGGAGAGAATATAAGTAA
- a CDS encoding DUF167 domain-containing protein, protein MSEFPDFLKDREKIKIIAKPNSSKTEIIGYDQEKSALRLNVKAPPEENKANIEIIRFFKKLLKKDVKIIYGLKDKEKIIRIE, encoded by the coding sequence ATGAGTGAATTTCCGGATTTCTTAAAAGACAGGGAAAAAATAAAGATCATTGCAAAGCCAAATTCTTCTAAAACAGAGATCATCGGCTATGATCAGGAAAAATCCGCATTAAGGCTGAATGTGAAAGCCCCTCCTGAAGAGAACAAGGCGAATATAGAGATCATAAGGTTTTTTAAAAAGCTGCTGAAGAAAGATGTAAAAATAATCTATGGATTGAAAGATAAAGAAAAGATCATAAGAATAGAATAA
- a CDS encoding DUF58 domain-containing protein: MIDLDFLKQLDRFSIIVNKRITSSFSGERKTPFRGKGLVFKDFTMYAPGEDIRTIDWRVYARTNKLFVKRYEEERNLVIHIVLDFSSSMKFGKQVKKAEYASMLGMGFAYLAMKNNEKFVLSTFSDKLELFRPRKGRRQLATIFSYLSEKEPKGLSKFEESLAKYKKLITSKSLVVIISDFLYNPEEIKNTLYRLKHHEIKLIQVLDPVEVDLNLEGDYKLKDSETGQLMQTYISPYLRKRYQGQLGEHNAKIEQACSDVRARFFSVSTDMKLFDAFFKVCVG; this comes from the coding sequence ATGATCGATTTAGACTTTCTCAAGCAGCTGGACCGTTTTAGCATAATTGTAAATAAAAGAATAACCTCTTCTTTTTCCGGCGAGAGAAAAACCCCGTTCAGGGGCAAAGGGCTTGTTTTCAAGGATTTTACAATGTATGCTCCTGGAGAGGATATAAGAACAATTGACTGGAGAGTTTATGCCAGAACAAATAAATTATTTGTGAAAAGATACGAGGAAGAGCGCAACCTCGTGATTCACATTGTGCTTGACTTCAGCTCAAGCATGAAATTCGGGAAGCAGGTTAAGAAAGCAGAATATGCCTCAATGCTGGGCATGGGTTTTGCATATCTGGCAATGAAGAACAATGAAAAATTTGTTCTTTCAACATTCTCTGATAAATTAGAATTATTCAGGCCTCGAAAGGGAAGAAGGCAGCTTGCTACAATATTCAGCTATTTGTCTGAGAAAGAGCCCAAAGGGCTTTCAAAATTTGAGGAATCTCTTGCAAAATATAAAAAGCTGATAACATCCAAGTCGCTTGTTGTAATAATCTCTGATTTCCTGTACAATCCTGAAGAGATAAAAAACACGCTTTACAGGCTGAAGCATCACGAGATAAAGCTGATACAGGTGCTTGATCCGGTTGAAGTTGACCTGAATCTGGAAGGGGATTACAAATTGAAAGACTCGGAAACAGGGCAATTGATGCAGACTTATATAAGCCCTTATCTCAGGAAAAGGTACCAGGGGCAATTAGGCGAGCACAATGCGAAGATCGAGCAGGCATGCAGTGATGTAAGGGCAAGGTTCTTTTCAGTTTCAACAGACATGAAATTGTTTGATGCGTTCTTTAAGGTTTGTGTTGGTTAA
- a CDS encoding elongation factor 1-beta, whose protein sequence is MAVVYVTVKIMPESPDSDLSKIEEAAKELIVKFGGNIAKVEQEPVAFGLKAVKIIFSMDEKKGSTDPLEDLLRNVDEVESVEVVDVRRGIG, encoded by the coding sequence ATGGCAGTTGTTTATGTGACTGTAAAAATAATGCCTGAAAGCCCTGATTCTGATTTAAGCAAAATAGAGGAAGCTGCAAAAGAGCTTATTGTAAAATTCGGCGGCAATATAGCCAAAGTAGAGCAGGAGCCTGTTGCTTTCGGGTTGAAAGCTGTGAAGATAATCTTTAGCATGGATGAGAAGAAAGGCAGCACAGATCCGCTTGAAGACCTGTTAAGGAATGTTGACGAAGTTGAAAGCGTGGAAGTTGTGGATGTGAGAAGAGGGATTGGATGA